Proteins from a genomic interval of Deltaproteobacteria bacterium:
- a CDS encoding NAD(P)/FAD-dependent oxidoreductase has translation MDARHYDAIVIGSGPGGLSCATLLQKRGIATLLVEKNGFLGGKMVSVKKDGYAYDLFPHGQVPMRQPAFESIFVELGVGDEFRPALQPDDTRDVIKICYRRRDWKDYKLAAQSQAMTDATPFFRLWEIDEEAQQKVVAIMAEIATMPDEQVDTLDGVSMHEFLARRDTPEALYSYMAFHANASLAEPIDLVAASEQIRILKQIMLQGGGGQYKGGFGLLTDVMAREFEKNGGVIVRSAKVEKIIVEDGAVTGVTTTKGTFAARVVVSSAGIQPTVLKLVDAQHFDRSYLNYIKGLAPGWGFTSIRYFLNKPVMDVPMYVAYSDDSWWNMERFRRVKEGRIPDEVILFMCNHSFYDEEAAPPGKQVLVSGTICSPNPEAEEIAGLWKRMDEQMVKFFPEIWNAIERKEYAGPRDISKMTRDGVLPGQGGECVGLGQIVGQCGKMKPDPAAPIRGLYYAGADAGGAGMGTHQAACSGIEVARLVGHFLNKLHKTQ, from the coding sequence ATGGATGCACGGCACTACGACGCGATCGTGATCGGGAGCGGCCCCGGTGGCCTTTCGTGTGCGACGCTCCTCCAGAAGCGAGGCATCGCCACCCTGTTGGTCGAGAAGAACGGCTTCCTCGGCGGCAAGATGGTGAGCGTCAAGAAGGACGGCTACGCCTACGACCTCTTTCCTCACGGGCAGGTCCCCATGCGCCAGCCCGCCTTCGAGTCGATCTTCGTAGAGCTCGGTGTCGGTGACGAGTTCCGGCCGGCGCTGCAGCCCGACGACACGCGGGACGTCATCAAGATCTGCTACCGCCGCCGGGACTGGAAGGACTACAAGCTCGCCGCGCAGTCGCAGGCGATGACCGACGCCACCCCGTTCTTTCGGCTGTGGGAGATCGACGAAGAGGCCCAGCAAAAGGTCGTCGCGATCATGGCCGAGATCGCGACGATGCCCGACGAGCAGGTCGATACGCTCGACGGCGTCAGCATGCACGAGTTCCTGGCGCGCCGCGACACGCCGGAGGCGCTCTACAGCTACATGGCGTTTCACGCCAACGCGTCGCTTGCCGAGCCGATCGATCTCGTGGCGGCATCGGAGCAGATTCGCATCCTCAAGCAGATCATGCTGCAGGGAGGAGGCGGCCAATACAAAGGCGGCTTCGGCTTGCTCACCGACGTCATGGCGCGCGAGTTCGAAAAGAACGGCGGTGTCATCGTCCGCAGCGCCAAGGTCGAGAAGATCATCGTCGAGGACGGCGCCGTCACCGGCGTGACGACGACGAAGGGGACGTTCGCGGCACGGGTCGTGGTGAGCAGCGCCGGCATCCAGCCGACGGTCCTGAAGCTGGTCGACGCGCAGCACTTCGATCGCAGCTACCTGAACTACATCAAGGGACTGGCTCCCGGCTGGGGATTCACCAGCATCCGCTACTTCCTGAACAAGCCCGTCATGGACGTACCCATGTACGTCGCCTACTCGGACGACAGTTGGTGGAACATGGAGCGCTTCCGGCGCGTCAAGGAGGGTCGGATTCCCGACGAGGTGATCCTCTTCATGTGCAACCACTCTTTCTACGACGAAGAGGCGGCGCCGCCCGGCAAGCAGGTCCTGGTTTCCGGGACCATCTGCTCACCCAATCCCGAAGCCGAGGAGATCGCGGGATTGTGGAAGCGCATGGACGAGCAGATGGTGAAGTTCTTTCCGGAGATCTGGAACGCGATCGAACGCAAGGAGTACGCCGGGCCGCGCGACATCAGCAAGATGACCCGCGACGGCGTGCTCCCCGGTCAGGGCGGCGAGTGCGTCGGCCTCGGGCAGATCGTCGGCCAGTGCGGCAAGATGAAGCCCGACCCGGCCGCACCCATTCGCGGCCTCTACTACGCGGGAGCCGATGCCGGTGGTGCCGGTATGGGCACGCATCAGGCGGCCTGTTCGGGGATCGAGGTGGCGCGGTTGGTCGGACACTTTCTCAACAAGCTCCACAAGACCCAGTAA
- a CDS encoding NAD(P)/FAD-dependent oxidoreductase: MAETSYDVIVIGAGFGGSACAGLLAKRGLRVLLVEKNARAGGKAMSLSKHGFTYTAWVVIGAPVIGNLYEAVAKELGVEDLVQLVTPGAPASLYKTSSGAYTRVPDMPVGQTDPMQIFDWLEVAPADRDAALMFFAGLTMMPPEEIAKLHGVSFQDWIERQHIPRSLYAFLVSNCCDGMFMVPVDQLDAAEAIASLQDMFLRHGGMFCRGGFGRVAEAYCEAVRRFGGTVLMKTKTERILVEDGAVAGVVTSAGTFRAPIVISNAGLQPTVLRLLGERDCPPEYREYVERLVPSWSLLGYRYFLRRPVIDAAFGVVFSDTSPWTLDRLEKAHAGQASREGVVYFEVPSNYDPEAAPAGKQMVLTGSFCPPSPQMTRAEIEAWAQAGEDVIFKAFPALEDAIEEKELYTPKDVSNLTRESAIHGHGGETIGLGQIVGQCGPSKPSIQAPVRGLFVVGCDAGGSGVGTQQAIASGRNVAEAVFRHHHASRAA, from the coding sequence ATGGCAGAGACATCGTACGACGTGATCGTGATCGGAGCGGGCTTCGGCGGCAGTGCGTGCGCCGGTCTGCTGGCAAAGCGCGGGCTCCGGGTCCTCCTCGTCGAGAAGAACGCCAGGGCCGGCGGCAAGGCGATGAGCCTCAGCAAGCACGGCTTCACCTACACCGCGTGGGTCGTCATCGGCGCCCCGGTGATCGGCAACCTCTACGAGGCCGTAGCGAAGGAGCTCGGCGTGGAGGATCTCGTCCAACTGGTCACGCCCGGCGCTCCCGCGAGCCTCTACAAAACCTCGTCGGGCGCGTACACGCGGGTGCCCGACATGCCCGTCGGACAGACCGACCCGATGCAGATCTTCGACTGGCTCGAGGTCGCGCCCGCCGATCGGGATGCGGCCCTGATGTTCTTCGCCGGACTGACGATGATGCCGCCCGAGGAGATCGCGAAACTCCACGGCGTCAGCTTCCAGGACTGGATCGAACGTCAGCACATTCCGCGTTCGCTCTACGCGTTCCTGGTGAGCAATTGCTGCGACGGCATGTTCATGGTGCCGGTCGACCAACTGGATGCGGCGGAGGCCATCGCGAGCCTGCAGGACATGTTTCTCCGGCACGGAGGCATGTTCTGTCGAGGCGGCTTCGGCCGTGTCGCCGAGGCGTATTGCGAGGCGGTGCGCCGCTTCGGCGGCACCGTGCTGATGAAGACCAAGACCGAACGCATCCTCGTGGAGGACGGCGCGGTCGCCGGGGTCGTCACCAGCGCCGGGACGTTCCGCGCCCCGATCGTCATCAGCAACGCCGGCCTGCAGCCGACGGTCCTGAGATTGCTCGGCGAGCGAGACTGTCCGCCCGAATACCGGGAATACGTCGAGCGTCTGGTCCCCTCGTGGTCGCTGCTCGGGTATCGCTATTTCCTGCGCCGACCGGTGATCGATGCCGCGTTCGGCGTGGTGTTCTCGGACACCAGCCCGTGGACTCTCGATCGGCTCGAGAAGGCGCATGCCGGCCAGGCCTCACGTGAAGGCGTCGTCTACTTCGAGGTTCCATCGAACTACGATCCGGAAGCGGCTCCCGCCGGCAAGCAGATGGTGCTGACGGGCTCCTTCTGCCCGCCGAGTCCGCAGATGACGCGCGCGGAGATCGAGGCCTGGGCCCAGGCCGGGGAGGACGTGATCTTCAAGGCGTTCCCCGCGCTGGAAGACGCCATCGAGGAGAAGGAGCTCTACACGCCGAAGGACGTCTCCAACCTCACGCGCGAGTCCGCGATCCATGGCCACGGCGGCGAGACCATCGGCCTCGGGCAGATCGTCGGCCAGTGCGGGCCGAGCAAGCCGTCCATCCAGGCTCCGGTTCGCGGCCTGTTCGTCGTCGGCTGCGACGCCGGTGGAAGTGGCGTCGGGACGCAGCAGGCGATCGCCTCGGGGAGGAACGTCGCTGAGGCCGTGTTCCGCCACCATCACGCGTCGCGGGCCGCGTGA
- a CDS encoding cbb3-type cytochrome c oxidase subunit I: MHTDVKARTRNSRTRQNLGKWMLAKPNWLTQFAIVTAVSLLGLIALGTWTYGSAPPRVPFVSASTGKEVIPLSDILRGQELFHIRGLMSWGSFWGDGAERGPDFTAEALHHTVVSMRSFYEAQAASGGTSSQTDRDAIAVRVQREIKENGYDEAAGVIRINDAQIRAYQDLQTHYARVFTDPTYPAKFRLANYITDPNDLRALSAYFFWGGWVSGAKRPGEPYSYTHNWPYDPDAGNVPTTPTVMWSFLSILVLFAGAMLVLYVYGQMKELPGDPFNGANGGTLTTAELERGYEFVRPTQRATYKFFAFAVILFLAQVLAGILSAEDFVSGGPGTAIVKVLGVPFSFTVTRAWHTILQIYWFFMCWVGYTIFFLPRLSRVPNGQRFLINLLFALCVIVGAGALFGIYFGHMGYMSDTASYWLGSQGWEFMELGRFWHILMLASFVLWIAIIYRGVRPWITKQNMWSVPAWLFYGSGIMVLFLFFGLGATPSGNFAITDYWRWMTVHMWVEVTFEVFTTCIVAYLLVQMGLLNRSMAERVIFLAVMMFLITAIVGISHNFYWIAKPTGIIALGSVFSTMQVLPLLLMTLDAWRMRNEKLRAGEHRAQGKQKFVMEGVWLFILACNFWNIVGAGVFGSLINLPIVNYFEHGTYLTHNHAHAAMFGVKGNIALAGVLFCCQHLFPRAAWNEKLLRTSFWSLQAGLVLMMVLDLFPVGLYQMAAVVTHGFWYARTNDFVTGPVWVKLTWLRTIGGVIFLFGGVLPLLWFILSRGRVLVRELELEEGEWTVYEKDWAAHEEEIEHALTS, encoded by the coding sequence ATGCACACTGACGTGAAAGCACGCACCCGAAACTCCCGGACGAGGCAGAACCTCGGCAAATGGATGCTCGCCAAGCCGAATTGGCTGACCCAATTCGCGATCGTCACCGCGGTCAGCCTGCTCGGGTTGATCGCTCTCGGCACCTGGACGTACGGCAGCGCTCCGCCGCGCGTTCCGTTCGTGTCGGCCAGCACCGGCAAGGAGGTGATCCCGCTCTCCGACATCCTGCGCGGACAGGAGCTGTTCCACATCCGCGGCCTGATGTCCTGGGGATCGTTCTGGGGCGACGGCGCGGAACGGGGACCGGACTTCACCGCCGAGGCCCTGCACCACACGGTCGTCTCCATGCGGTCGTTCTACGAGGCCCAAGCGGCGAGCGGCGGCACCTCGAGCCAAACCGACCGCGACGCGATCGCGGTGCGGGTGCAGCGCGAGATCAAGGAGAACGGCTACGACGAGGCCGCGGGCGTCATCCGCATCAACGACGCCCAGATCCGCGCGTATCAGGATCTGCAGACGCACTATGCGCGGGTGTTCACGGACCCGACGTATCCGGCGAAGTTCCGGTTGGCGAACTACATCACCGACCCGAACGACCTGCGGGCGCTCTCCGCATACTTCTTCTGGGGCGGCTGGGTCTCCGGCGCCAAGCGGCCGGGTGAGCCCTACAGCTACACGCACAACTGGCCGTACGATCCCGACGCCGGGAACGTGCCGACCACGCCGACCGTGATGTGGAGCTTCCTGTCGATCCTGGTGCTGTTCGCGGGGGCGATGCTGGTGCTCTACGTCTACGGCCAGATGAAGGAGTTGCCCGGCGATCCGTTCAACGGCGCCAACGGCGGAACGCTGACGACCGCGGAGCTGGAGCGCGGCTACGAGTTCGTTCGACCCACGCAACGCGCCACCTACAAGTTCTTCGCGTTCGCCGTGATCCTCTTCCTGGCCCAGGTCCTCGCCGGCATCCTGAGCGCCGAGGACTTCGTCAGCGGCGGACCCGGGACGGCGATCGTCAAGGTTCTCGGCGTCCCCTTCTCCTTCACGGTGACCAGAGCGTGGCACACGATCCTGCAGATCTACTGGTTCTTCATGTGCTGGGTCGGCTACACGATTTTCTTCTTGCCGCGGCTCTCGCGCGTACCGAACGGGCAGCGCTTCTTGATCAATTTGCTGTTCGCGCTCTGCGTGATCGTCGGCGCCGGCGCGCTGTTCGGCATCTATTTCGGACACATGGGATACATGAGCGACACCGCGTCGTACTGGCTCGGGAGCCAGGGCTGGGAGTTCATGGAGCTCGGCCGCTTCTGGCACATCCTGATGCTCGCCTCGTTCGTACTCTGGATCGCGATCATCTACCGGGGCGTGCGGCCGTGGATCACGAAGCAGAACATGTGGTCGGTGCCAGCATGGCTGTTCTACGGCAGCGGCATCATGGTGTTGTTCCTGTTCTTCGGGCTCGGCGCGACGCCGAGCGGGAACTTCGCCATCACGGACTACTGGCGCTGGATGACCGTGCACATGTGGGTCGAGGTCACGTTCGAGGTGTTCACGACCTGCATCGTCGCCTATCTGCTCGTGCAGATGGGACTGTTGAACCGCTCCATGGCGGAACGGGTCATCTTCTTGGCCGTGATGATGTTTCTGATCACGGCGATCGTCGGCATTTCCCACAACTTCTACTGGATCGCCAAGCCGACGGGCATCATCGCGCTCGGGAGCGTCTTCTCCACCATGCAGGTGCTGCCCCTCCTGCTGATGACGCTGGACGCGTGGCGCATGCGGAACGAGAAGCTCCGGGCGGGCGAGCACAGGGCCCAAGGGAAGCAGAAATTCGTGATGGAAGGCGTGTGGCTGTTCATCCTCGCATGCAACTTCTGGAACATCGTCGGCGCGGGGGTCTTCGGCTCATTGATCAACCTTCCGATCGTGAACTACTTCGAGCACGGGACGTACCTGACGCACAATCATGCCCACGCCGCGATGTTCGGGGTGAAGGGCAACATCGCCCTGGCTGGCGTACTGTTCTGCTGCCAGCACTTGTTCCCGCGCGCCGCCTGGAACGAGAAGCTCCTCCGGACGAGTTTCTGGTCGCTCCAGGCTGGACTCGTGCTGATGATGGTGCTCGATCTGTTTCCCGTCGGTCTGTATCAGATGGCGGCGGTCGTGACGCACGGGTTCTGGTACGCCCGGACCAACGACTTCGTGACCGGCCCCGTGTGGGTGAAGTTGACCTGGCTGCGCACGATCGGAGGGGTCATCTTCCTCTTCGGCGGCGTCCTGCCTCTCCTCTGGTTCATCCTGTCGAGGGGCCGCGTGCTCGTTCGTGAGCTCGAGCTCGAGGAAGGCGAATGGACGGTCTACGAGAAGGACTGGGCCGCCCACGAGGAAGAGATCGAGCACGCCCTGACGTCCTGA